The following is a genomic window from Parabacteroides johnsonii DSM 18315.
AAACAGGGAAAAGTAGTCGTCACATTCGTTATCGAAAAAGACGGAAGTATTACAAACGCCAAAGTGACACAGGCTTTATATCCCTCATTGGACGAAGAATCCTTACGGGTTGTCAAGTCGATGCCCAAATGGACTCCGGGAAAGATGAAAGGTGGGAAAGCCGTCCGCGTACAATACACGGTCCCGTTAACTTACCGATTGCAGTAGCCTGACAGTATTTCCCTTTTTGAGCAGGACACAAAAAAAGGCATGCAATCTTCAAAAATGCTGCCAGGCGATAAACGAAGATCACATGCCCCACGCTCCTCTCGAAGAGGGAGATATTTTTTATAAATTTCTATCCTTCCAGCGCTTGCCAGCCGGTGTATATAAAAACACACAAAAACCTACGGCTAAAGCAGCCATTAACCCGAATGAAAATATCGCTACATCCATAATTTCACTATTTTAATAAGTTATTACCCGTTATACAAAAACTAATGGCCATCAGCATTCCCAATACGATAACGATTCCCCACTTCAAATCTGCATCTTGAAAGAATGAAACCATCCCTCCTAATACCATTGCCGCAAAAGCCAACTTCGATAAATCGTAGAAATACTTCGCCATCGCTTCTTTTTTAACCCTTTTCATCTCTCTCAAAGCCTTCAAAGCCTCTTGTTGTTCCATGAATTTCCCCATAATTAAGTCTTTTATTCGTTAATGCCTCAAAGATAGGAGATTCATTCTGGAATATCAATTGATTCAGCCGATTTATTCGATAATTGTCAAGCGTGCAAACTTCAAAAGCAGTTGTTTTTGACCGAAATGGGCAAACGAAACGGTTGCTTTCGCATTACCGCCTTCTCCTTCAATGGCAGTCACCTCACCTTCCCCGAAACGATCGTGCTGGACTTTAGCCCCGACATACAATCCTGACAGATCAGACGTCGAAACAGAAGAGGGAGACGAAGAAGCCGCTTCCATCCGTGTCAGACGTGCCTGCCGTCCGACTGCCTGAGCGACCGGAGAGACATAAGCGTCTTCTTCCATTGCCTTCGGTTGGCGGAAAGGAGAGGAAAAAGCCGAAGAACGACGGGTGCCGGCAAATGAACCATCAGTAGCAACATCTGCCGACGCATAAATATATTTGGTATCGATATCTCTCAAGAAGCGGCTGGGCGAACACATCGCACTCTGGCCATTACGGTAACGGCTTTTGGCATATGTCAGCACACAATTTTCCTCCGCACGGGTAATAGCGACGTAGAAAAGGCGGCGTTCTTCCTCCACCGCCCTCGGATTGTCTTTCGACATGGCAGAAGGGAACAGGTCCTCTTCCAACCCGACAACGAAAACATTCCGGAACTCCAAACCTTTGGCTGCATGCACCGTCATCATTGTCACCTTGTTTGCCTGTTCTTCCTTATCGTTATCCTGATCTGTCAATAACGACACCTCAGACAGGAAGTCGGCAAGCGATACATGCTCCGCTCCTTCTTCGCGGCGTATCTCGCAAAACTCGGCAATGCCTTTCAATAACTCCTGCAAGTTTTCCTGCTTGCTGATCCCTTCCACCGAACGATCCTGAAACAAGACACTGACAATGCCGCTCTCCTTCACCACCGCTGCAGCGATTTCTTCGGCAGAGAGTTTAACATTACGTTCGATAAAACCGGAAATAAGCTCCCGGAAATCACTTAGCTTCTTTGCCGTACCATTATTGACCGGCAAAGCGTACCCGATCGGATCGTTCAACACGGTCCACAAACTGACGTTATGATCAGTGGCGGCAACGATTAATTTATTGAGAGTCGTATCGCCTATCCCTCGAGCCGGATAGTTGAGCACACGTTTGAAGGCCTCCTCATCATGCGGGTTGACAATCAGGCGAAGATATGAGATGACATCCTTCACTTCCTTACGCTGATAGAAAGACAGACCTCCGTATATCTTATAAGGGATTCCCCTTTTACGCAAAGCTTCTTCCAAGATGCGAGACTGTGCATTTGTCCGGTACAGGATGGCAAAATCGGCATAATCATAATTCCGCATCCTCATATCGTTAATCTTACCGGCAACAGCATATCCCTCTTCATAATCGGAATAGGACGAACAGATGGCGACTTTGCTCCCTTCCTCCTTTTCCGAATAAACGGTTTTTTGGATCTGCTTCGTGTTCTTATGGATCAGGCTGTTTGCCGCATTCACAATATTCTGTGTCGAACGGTAATTCCGTTCCAGTTTGAAAATACGGCAACCCGGATACTGGTTCTTGAATTGCAGGATATTATCGATATTGGCTCCTCGGAAAGAATAGATACTTTGCGCATCATCCCCAACCACACAGATACGCCGATGCACTTCGCACAAACGCTGAACGATCAGATGCTGTGCAAAGTTCGTATCCTGATACTCGTCCACCAGCACAAACTGGAAAAAGCTCCTGTATTTCTCCAATACGTCCGGATGATCGCGGAAGAGGATGTTCGTTTGCAACAACAAATCGTCGAAATCCATCGCCCCCGCTTGTTGGCAACGGTTCTGATACCGCTTATATATCTCACGCAACAAAGGGACTTTCGAATCTATATCATGTTGCACCAACTCCTTGTTCTGCTCATACGCCTTATAGGTAATAAGCGCGTTTTTCGCATTCGAGATACGACTTTGCACCATTCCCAGCCGATACACTTTGTCATCGAGCTGCATCTCCTTCATAATGGAACGGAGCAAGCTTTTGGAATCTGTCGCATCGTAAATGGTAAAATTGGACGGATAGCCGATACGCTCCGCCTCGGAACGGAGAATACGGGAAAAGATGGAATGGAACGTTCCCATCCATAACCGTCGTGCCGTCCGTTCGTCCGTCAGGGAGGCGATACGCTCTTTCATCTCGCGTGCCGCCTTATTGGTAAAAGTAAGTGCCAGAATACTTTGGGGAGGCAACCCTTGCCTTAACAGATAAGCTATCTTATAGGTCAGCACGCGTGTCTTTCCCGATCCGGCCCCGGCTACCACAAGCGAAGGCCCGTCGGTATAGACAACTGCTTCGCGCTGACTTTCATTTAATTGTTTCAGATATTCTTCCACGTATCTTGTATTTTTAAGGATACAAAGGTACGAATTTTTATTTACCTTCCTGCCCCAGGTCATCGTTCTCGATATTGCGTGCTTCGATAAACACCTTACATTTTCCGATTACCAAAAGGGTAAAGCGCTCCCGTTTACTGGTTATACGGTTTATAAGGTGAATGCATCACATTCAATGTCTTCGGCAACCACACCCGGTAACGCTGTGTTTTGTCCCAAGTATTCCCCGCAGAAGCAAAATCGCAGAAATGAATCTGCCTCGGAGTCCGGTGGCTTTCCAAGTCCGTTCCCAATACCATCGGGGCAGTAAAAGCCAACCAAGCAAAATCAGGAGCCTCCACAGGTGTCAACTCCACATATCCATCCTTACTCACAACAACAGACGCCTCATCGACAGAACCATCCCCGAAACGACTGTCACGAGCCAAAACAAGCGGACCGCGCACAATGGCCTGCGCCTGGTTCCTTTCCACCAGACGGGCACGCAAATCGAGCTTAACAGTGATCCGGTCGCCCTTTTTCCACTTACGGTTCACCGGCAAGTAAGCACCTTGCAGGACACCGGCCTCTGGTCTCCCATTTACGGAAACTGTCGCAATCTTGCTCCATGCCGGGATACGCAAGGCAATGGTGAAAGTTGTCTCTTTCGTCGGATCGACCTCTATCTCGATCTGATCAGTCCGCGGATATTCGGTCGTTTGCCTCAACCAGACCGACTTCTTGCCCGGCAACACTAACTCCGCTTCCGAGGGAGCATAGAAATTCACCCGGACACAATCGTCCTGTACCTGATAAGCGAACCCGGGAATCATGGCAAAAGCACGCGGACCGTTCGCGTTGCAACAGTTGATATGCATGCCGCATTGCTCCTCCCCTTCATGGCGCCAACCCTCCAGCGGACTGTATTTGGCTATCTGTGAGGCATCCGCTTTCAAAGAAGCCATCAAAGCATTATAGATAGCCGTCTCCATATAATCGGCATACAGGGAATTGCCCGTCATCTGCAACAGGCGGTTACAAAGCTGCATCCAGGTAAAGGTCACGCAAGTTTCCATCGTATGGTAGGTAGGCTGTGTCTGCCGTTCCTTCCCACCATACCAACATTCGAACGCGCTGCCCGATCCGGCCACATTGATCTCTTCACGTACGATATGCCCGACTGTCTTTTCCACAACAGAAAGATAAAGCGGATTGCCTGTTACCTTATAGAGTTCGAGCAACCCTTCGTAGCAGGACATCATTTCATACGCTTTCTGTCCGTTCTCCCTCGAAAACCAAGTTTTCGGATGCGGGAAACGGTTGGCAACAGGCACTTCGGCAATGGCTTTACTGATCAACTGCGGACCGCCAGGCGTCTCCCACTGTCCGACAATGTATTTGGCAAAATCAAGATAACGTTCCTCTTTCGTCCGGTTATACAGATACATGACAGGTTCGAGAACGGACGAGCTCGGCATACCGATATAATTACCGGTCGAGACGATATCCACTTTTCCGGGCCCGACCTGTGTCATCAGATGATCGACAACTTTGCAAGCCGCCTCCAATGCTTTCTTATCCCCCGACAGATCATACCAGGCAATCAATCCCAATGAAGTATACTTGCGCCCCCAGACATCCCATTGCTGCAACTGGTATTCCGGTGCATAGTTCCCGATATAGCCGTTCGGCTGTTGTGTTGCCATAAGCGATTCGGCCGCATCCTTTATGATCCGGTACAGTTCCGGGTCCCGGTTATAACGATAAGAAGCGATCGCCCCCTGTATCCATTTCCCCCAAAACTCGCTTTGCCAGCGCGACTTCTCGTTCTGGTGGCGGAACGGTTCGACCAGATGATCAACATCCTGCGCTTTCACACGACGTTCGATACAATCTGCGATTCGAGTCCCTACATAACCGGATATTTTTACCTGTCTCACAGGAGAGTCATTCACTACTTGCGCCATCCCTGCCGTCGAGCAGGCACAAGCCAACAGGAAAGAGAAGGTTTTCACCTTAAACGGAATCATCATAATATTGAGAATTTAAGAATTATAAGACAAAAATAAGGAGATAACCACGATATAGTGTTATAAAATTGACAGAATACCTGTCAATTATGATAAGTGTCTGCTTCTCTACCACACTCTGCCGCCATATTTCCGTTTAAGGATACGAATTATAATGCTTCCAGGTAAAGTCCCGTTTCCGATTGCGCTTTTTATCCCGTTCACTTTTCCAAAAGGCGGAACGCAACATATCTTCTATTGAGAAATGGAATGTTATGGTAACCCCCGCCGATCCCCTCCGCTGTCCGTCCTTCACCTCTGTCAGAAAAAGGTTTTGTGCTCCGGCTCTACCGTAAAAAGGCGTCTGTCCTAATCGTATCTGATTATTTATGACTAACGATTTGATAGGCTTATGATAATCTCCCCGTATGCCCTTATGCACTGTATCTGCCTGATAGAGCCAGAACACTGCCGGAGGAAGTGAATCGACTTGCAACAATTGCCGAATAGTATCCGCTTTTATATATTCCGAAAAATCTATCAGAATCGGCAGTCGGGAGGATTCGAGTTCCAAGGGTTGCCCAATATTTATCAAAGTCCCGTTTTCTATCGCTTTCAGGTATTCCGGATTCAGCCGTATCGTGTCTTTACCGACCGATCCCCATACCGAATCTTCTTGTAAAATATTCTGAGCAGAAAGAACAGCAGTATACAAAAAAGGAAATAGAAAAACCAATCCGTATCGCCACATATCATTGTTTTTCTTATAAAGACAACAAGAAGTGGAAATCCCCTATTGGATAGTTCATTAAAAACATTGAAGTATCTTAATAATTGATATCAGAAATAACAACACTCCTGAATAATAGGAAATAAATCTCTTTTTATTCTGAAAAACAGGAATGTGATCATATTATTCCTATATTTACGAAAATTATACCTGGAAAACATGGAAGAATACATTGGTACAGTCATAAAAGCCGGAGGCATCGTGATCGGATGCGTCATGGTCCTATTCGTCATTTGGTACATAGTCAAAGACATACTGGACATTAGCGAAAAAGATTCATCCGACGGCAAATAGACGAGGCACCGTCAAAACGGCACCTCATTATTGCCGGGAGCCAAGAAATCGGCACCGGCCGGCGGTATAGGAGGCATTGTTTCCATCGGGTCCGAACCGTTCATATTGGAGGAGAACTCACGGACCGGGACATCTTCATCCACATTCATAAATTTGGCGAACTCGCTCTTGAAACGGAGACGGACATCTCCAACCGCACCGTTACGATGTTTGGCAATAATAATCTCCGCCAGGCCGATCAGGGAATTTCCACGCTCGTCTTCCGTTATCTTATAATATTCGGGACGATGGATGAAACAAACCATATCGGCATCCTGCTCGATAGCACCGGACTCACGCAAGTCGGCCAGCTGCGGACGTTTTCCCTCCACGCCCTGACGCGCCTCGACACCACGGTTCAACTGAGACAGGGCAATGATCGGAATATTCAGTTCCTTCGCCAATCCTTTCAACGACCGTGAAATGGTACTTACCTCCTGTTCACGGCTGCCGAAACTCATGCCGCTCGCATTCATCAGCTGAAGGTAGTCGATAATGATGATCTTAATACCATGCTCACGCACCAGGCGGCGGGCCTTCGTACGCAGTTCGAATACCGAAAGACTCGGCGTATCGTCTACATAAATCGGTGCATCATACAATTCTTTTATCTTAAAGTCCAACTGTTCCCATTCATAGTTTTCCAGACGCCCGCTCTTGATCTTCTCGCCCGGAATCTCACATACGTTCACGATCAGACGGTTGACAAGCTGGACGTTACTCATTTCAAGAGAGAACAAAGCCACCGGCGTGTTATGGTTCACCGCCATATTCTTAGCCATCGAAAGGACGAAAGCCGTCTTACCCATCGCAGGACGGGCGGCAATGATGATAAGATCGGAGTTCTGCCATCCGGACGTCATTTTGTCTAATCCTTCGAAACCAGTGCGCAGACCGCTCAACCCTTCTTTTTGATTGGCAGCCTTCTCAAGCATAACCATCGCTTCCTTGATGACAGGATTGATCTGGGTAACATCTTTCTTCACATTACGCTGGGAAATCTCAAAAAGCTTTCCTTCCGCCTCCTGCATAAGATCTTCCACATCGATCGACTCATCAAAAGCCTTGCCCTGTATCATGGCAGTGAAAGAAATCAGCTCACGTGCCAGGTATTTCTGGGCGATGATACGGGCATGATATTCGATGTGGGCGCTACTGGCCACCTTGCTGGTCAGCTGGGAGATATAGAACGGGCCGCCTACCTCTTCCAGCTCGCCGCGTTTCTTCAGTTGCTCGGTGACGGTCAGCATATCCACCGGACGCTGGCTGATCGCCAAATCTACGATGGCTGCATAAATTTTCTCATGTGCTTTCTCATAGAAACTCTCCGGTTTCAAGATCTCGCTGACGATGGAATAGGCATCCTTTTCAAGCATCAGAGCGCCTAACACCGCCTCTTCCAACTCACGGGCTTGTGGTTGCAAACGCCCCATATCAGGTACTATAACCGGTTTCTGTCTTCCTTTTCCTCCTGTATTTTTTCCTCTTTCTGCCATTGTTCTAATTGTTATCGGGCACCAAATGTACTACTTTTTATCCGGTTCTCCGAACCTTGCAAAAGAGAAATACGATACTCCTTGGGAGTTTGCCGGGTTATACTTTCAAATTGCTTGATAAAATATGGAACATTACCATAGCCTGATTCGTAGGCTATTTGAGAGACACTCAAATTAGAATACGACAATAATTTACAAGCATGTTCAACCCGAATTTCTGCAAGACATTGGAAAATGCTTTTATCTGTCCGTTGCCGGAAATACCGACATAGCGCCGACGGATTCTGCTTGACATAGTCAGCAATTTCCCGCAATGTGATTTTCTCTTTATAATGGTTGAACAAATAAGTATATATTTTACTGACCGGCTCATTCGCCTCTACAGCAAAATTTGTACTGCTATATGCCGTAGCGGACATCAGCTTCGTGCTTTTACAAGTGGACAATAGCTCCAAAATACGGAACAGGCCTATTATTCGGTGGGTATATTCGTAACGATCGATTTCTTGAAACCGTTGTCTCAATTCCTCGAACAACTCTTTATCATAAAAACGTATCCCATATTGGCTCTTCTGAAGCAACTGATAAATAAATTGGTAATCAGGAACCTCCTCCAACTCAGAAGGAAACATTTTCGGATGAAACTGCAAAGCCTCTCCGGCACTTGGTTCAAAACTCATCGCAGGATTCAATTTGGCATTACAAAGGTGCAAATGCGGAACATTACTGCCAATCAAGGCAATGTCACCCTGCTGATAGTCAAGAACCCCTTCCCCGACAAACTGTTTTCCACTTCCAGAAGTAAACAGCATAATCTCATATTCTATATGCTTATGACGGGGCAATACGAATTGAGGATAAGGGATATGACTGCATAATGTTGTCCGTTCATGAATGATTTTACGTTCCAGTATACCCATACTTTCTTTTTCACCCTGCAAATATAAGAAAACATTTAGCAAATATAATAGAATTTCATATTAGAAATATACCCTACTTTTGCGAAGTCAAATCGGGGGGCTTATCCCGCTTTGTATCCTATTTTAGTAACCTATATAATTGTTAAAGTTATGGACTTTTCAATATGGATACAGTCACCTTACGACTGGGGAATATTATTTTTATCCGCCCTGTTTGTCGGTATATCCAAAACCGGTATTCAAGGCCTCAGCCTTCTTGCAGTGCCAATGATGGCTGTGACTTTCGGGGCCAAACCCTCTACCGGCCTGATATTGCCGATTTTGTGTTTGGCCGATCTGATGGCCGTTTGGTATTATCGCAGGATAGCCGAATGGCAATACGTGCTGAAATTGTTGCCGTCAGCTTTAGTGGGATTTGCAGTAGCTCTGTTTGTCGACAAACTGGTTCCCCCTACAGAATTCAAGCATTTAATGGGAAGTTGCCTTTTGGTAGTGCTGCTTGTCATGTTTTGGTCAGACTGGAAAGGTAAGGAAAACTCCCTTTCCAATCATTGGTGGTATGGCCCCTTATTCGGGTTAATGGGAGGTTTTACCACCATGATAGGCAATGCTGCGGGTCCTGTGATGGCCATTTACCTACTATCTGTTAAAATGCCCAAATACAATTTTGTGGGGACGAATGCTTGGTTTTTCCTGGTCGTCAACTATCTGAAGATTCCCATACAGGTATTTGCCTGGGATAATATCACCCTTTCCTCTCTGATGCTGGATGCCTGTACCATCCCTTTTATCATCATAGGCGGAGTCTTGGGTATCATCTTGGTTAAAAAACTGCCGGAAAAAGGCTTCCGCTATTTCACAACAGCGGTTACCTGCTTGTCGGTATTGATGTTATTAATTTAAGTAACTGTAGAAGGGTATCTCAAAAAAGGACTGTAGGAACGACACATTTGCGTAACCGGACATAAACGGTATCGCCTTTACAATATTCCTTTGGGCTTGTTGAATTATCGACCTACTTCAATCCTAATTCTTTCTCGATTTCTTCAATCGTAGGCAGACTACCTCTGATGTCTTTCGGCAAGGCTTGTCCTAATTCATAGTCGGAAATTCCAATAGGCTTCTGAATGCCGCGCAAGGCGTATTCAGCCTTGATACGATCTTTGTTCTTGCAAAGCAGCAGTCCAATAGTCCGGTTATCTCCTTCTCGGCAAAGAATGTCATCCACAGCAGAACAGTAAAAATTCAGTTTGCCGATATACTCCGGCATAAACTCCGTATCTTTCAACTCAATCACTAAATATCTATGCAAAAACGCATTATACATTAATATGTCAATATAGTAATCATCACCCGACACCTCTATGTGATACTGCCGGCCCATAAAAGCAAAACCAGCTCCCATTTCCACGAGAAATTTCTCCACATGCCTCACTAAACCGATTTCTACATCACGCTCATTGTATTGGTCGGTGAAAGTCAACATATCGAATATATACGGATCTTTGAGCATGGATTTTACATCATTTGCTTCCGGTGCAGGCAGCGTTTCAGCGAAATTGTTCGCCAACGCTCCATGCTTGCCGTAATCATCAAGTTTGATGGCTTCTTGCAGATAGCGTGTCGTCCAATGATTGGTGATGCTTTGCATCATATACCAATAGCGGGCACGAATGTCTTTAACCTGCTTCATCAACACGAGATTGTGCGTCCAATCCAAGTGCTTGACAGGGAGGTTAAAATTATACTCACCTAATTGCGAAATCAGTGATTTCGCAATTGGAGAAGCAGAACTTTTTACCATCGTAAGTGCTTGATTGTACTCATTGGAAAACTGCACCATATATTGCATATTGCGTACAGTGAAACCTTTTATCTCAGAGTAATCGTTTTTCAAATCCACTGACAACCGTTGCAACGTTTTCTTACCCCAACCGTCCGCATCCTGGCTTTGCTGCAACATTTCGCCAACGTCCCAATACATCCGAAGCATCTCTTCATTGGCGGCATAAATCACCCTTTGCTGAGCGGTCAGTACTCTTTGCTTGATTTTTCGAAGTAGTGCTGCATAACCTCGAAAATTACCCATCAAGTTATCCAGCCATTTGTATATCTGTTTTTTTAGCCATACTCTTCTTTGATTTATATACAAACATACTCATTTTATTTTAATCCCGACCATCTCCTTTTATCAAAAAGACAGCACTATCCCATCAAAATCGGATTTGTACCCCATCTATTTGAAATTACCCGCAAGGGTAATATTTTTTAACATTCAGTTTGATAGTAAAGACCCTCTTTTCCCTATCTAAATGTCAAAAGAACAGGTCACATCGATTTGCCGAATCGGGAAGCATCCACCGCTTCATGTTGCTTTTTCTTATAACCGCCGAACTTCCAAACAAAAGAAACCGTTACACAACGTTGGTCGTCCAGTTTCCAGAGGCGGCTATATTGGCCGGACTGGTTGATTTCCATCGTATGAGGCATATTACTGCGGAAAATGTTGTTACATTTCAGAATCAGAGTAGCACGATCGTCGGCAAACTGCCATTTCAATGCAGAAGACACATCATAGAGATGACCGAGATCATAGATTCCCTGTACAGCTCCGGTAACGAAATAGCCATTCAAATCCAGCTTCAAATTC
Proteins encoded in this region:
- a CDS encoding DUF6722 family protein; this encodes MGKFMEQQEALKALREMKRVKKEAMAKYFYDLSKLAFAAMVLGGMVSFFQDADLKWGIVIVLGMLMAISFCITGNNLLK
- a CDS encoding ATP-dependent helicase, giving the protein MEEYLKQLNESQREAVVYTDGPSLVVAGAGSGKTRVLTYKIAYLLRQGLPPQSILALTFTNKAAREMKERIASLTDERTARRLWMGTFHSIFSRILRSEAERIGYPSNFTIYDATDSKSLLRSIMKEMQLDDKVYRLGMVQSRISNAKNALITYKAYEQNKELVQHDIDSKVPLLREIYKRYQNRCQQAGAMDFDDLLLQTNILFRDHPDVLEKYRSFFQFVLVDEYQDTNFAQHLIVQRLCEVHRRICVVGDDAQSIYSFRGANIDNILQFKNQYPGCRIFKLERNYRSTQNIVNAANSLIHKNTKQIQKTVYSEKEEGSKVAICSSYSDYEEGYAVAGKINDMRMRNYDYADFAILYRTNAQSRILEEALRKRGIPYKIYGGLSFYQRKEVKDVISYLRLIVNPHDEEAFKRVLNYPARGIGDTTLNKLIVAATDHNVSLWTVLNDPIGYALPVNNGTAKKLSDFRELISGFIERNVKLSAEEIAAAVVKESGIVSVLFQDRSVEGISKQENLQELLKGIAEFCEIRREEGAEHVSLADFLSEVSLLTDQDNDKEEQANKVTMMTVHAAKGLEFRNVFVVGLEEDLFPSAMSKDNPRAVEEERRLFYVAITRAEENCVLTYAKSRYRNGQSAMCSPSRFLRDIDTKYIYASADVATDGSFAGTRRSSAFSSPFRQPKAMEEDAYVSPVAQAVGRQARLTRMEAASSSPSSVSTSDLSGLYVGAKVQHDRFGEGEVTAIEGEGGNAKATVSFAHFGQKQLLLKFARLTIIE
- a CDS encoding glycoside hydrolase family 127 protein, whose protein sequence is MMIPFKVKTFSFLLACACSTAGMAQVVNDSPVRQVKISGYVGTRIADCIERRVKAQDVDHLVEPFRHQNEKSRWQSEFWGKWIQGAIASYRYNRDPELYRIIKDAAESLMATQQPNGYIGNYAPEYQLQQWDVWGRKYTSLGLIAWYDLSGDKKALEAACKVVDHLMTQVGPGKVDIVSTGNYIGMPSSSVLEPVMYLYNRTKEERYLDFAKYIVGQWETPGGPQLISKAIAEVPVANRFPHPKTWFSRENGQKAYEMMSCYEGLLELYKVTGNPLYLSVVEKTVGHIVREEINVAGSGSAFECWYGGKERQTQPTYHTMETCVTFTWMQLCNRLLQMTGNSLYADYMETAIYNALMASLKADASQIAKYSPLEGWRHEGEEQCGMHINCCNANGPRAFAMIPGFAYQVQDDCVRVNFYAPSEAELVLPGKKSVWLRQTTEYPRTDQIEIEVDPTKETTFTIALRIPAWSKIATVSVNGRPEAGVLQGAYLPVNRKWKKGDRITVKLDLRARLVERNQAQAIVRGPLVLARDSRFGDGSVDEASVVVSKDGYVELTPVEAPDFAWLAFTAPMVLGTDLESHRTPRQIHFCDFASAGNTWDKTQRYRVWLPKTLNVMHSPYKPYNQ
- the dnaB gene encoding replicative DNA helicase: MAERGKNTGGKGRQKPVIVPDMGRLQPQARELEEAVLGALMLEKDAYSIVSEILKPESFYEKAHEKIYAAIVDLAISQRPVDMLTVTEQLKKRGELEEVGGPFYISQLTSKVASSAHIEYHARIIAQKYLARELISFTAMIQGKAFDESIDVEDLMQEAEGKLFEISQRNVKKDVTQINPVIKEAMVMLEKAANQKEGLSGLRTGFEGLDKMTSGWQNSDLIIIAARPAMGKTAFVLSMAKNMAVNHNTPVALFSLEMSNVQLVNRLIVNVCEIPGEKIKSGRLENYEWEQLDFKIKELYDAPIYVDDTPSLSVFELRTKARRLVREHGIKIIIIDYLQLMNASGMSFGSREQEVSTISRSLKGLAKELNIPIIALSQLNRGVEARQGVEGKRPQLADLRESGAIEQDADMVCFIHRPEYYKITEDERGNSLIGLAEIIIAKHRNGAVGDVRLRFKSEFAKFMNVDEDVPVREFSSNMNGSDPMETMPPIPPAGADFLAPGNNEVPF
- a CDS encoding AraC family transcriptional regulator translates to MGILERKIIHERTTLCSHIPYPQFVLPRHKHIEYEIMLFTSGSGKQFVGEGVLDYQQGDIALIGSNVPHLHLCNAKLNPAMSFEPSAGEALQFHPKMFPSELEEVPDYQFIYQLLQKSQYGIRFYDKELFEELRQRFQEIDRYEYTHRIIGLFRILELLSTCKSTKLMSATAYSSTNFAVEANEPVSKIYTYLFNHYKEKITLREIADYVKQNPSALCRYFRQRTDKSIFQCLAEIRVEHACKLLSYSNLSVSQIAYESGYGNVPYFIKQFESITRQTPKEYRISLLQGSENRIKSSTFGAR
- a CDS encoding sulfite exporter TauE/SafE family protein — translated: MDFSIWIQSPYDWGILFLSALFVGISKTGIQGLSLLAVPMMAVTFGAKPSTGLILPILCLADLMAVWYYRRIAEWQYVLKLLPSALVGFAVALFVDKLVPPTEFKHLMGSCLLVVLLVMFWSDWKGKENSLSNHWWYGPLFGLMGGFTTMIGNAAGPVMAIYLLSVKMPKYNFVGTNAWFFLVVNYLKIPIQVFAWDNITLSSLMLDACTIPFIIIGGVLGIILVKKLPEKGFRYFTTAVTCLSVLMLLI
- a CDS encoding PDDEXK nuclease domain-containing protein; this translates as MGNFRGYAALLRKIKQRVLTAQQRVIYAANEEMLRMYWDVGEMLQQSQDADGWGKKTLQRLSVDLKNDYSEIKGFTVRNMQYMVQFSNEYNQALTMVKSSASPIAKSLISQLGEYNFNLPVKHLDWTHNLVLMKQVKDIRARYWYMMQSITNHWTTRYLQEAIKLDDYGKHGALANNFAETLPAPEANDVKSMLKDPYIFDMLTFTDQYNERDVEIGLVRHVEKFLVEMGAGFAFMGRQYHIEVSGDDYYIDILMYNAFLHRYLVIELKDTEFMPEYIGKLNFYCSAVDDILCREGDNRTIGLLLCKNKDRIKAEYALRGIQKPIGISDYELGQALPKDIRGSLPTIEEIEKELGLK